The following coding sequences are from one Sesamum indicum cultivar Zhongzhi No. 13 linkage group LG11, S_indicum_v1.0, whole genome shotgun sequence window:
- the LOC105173197 gene encoding RING-H2 finger protein ATL5 — translation MLGSGMNLITTIIGFAMSATFIVFVCTRLICRRLRLMEAQQMLEIDSRIDLELAENHANGLEPVGIAAIPTMKFDIEAFSSTEDAQCSICLAEYQEKEVLRIMPNCGHSFHLSCIDTWLRRRSTCPVCRLSVQDAAEVKHVRAATLMAAHLFDSSETTFEHSQQWLLPTSERAEGNGADQTHTDSISVVVDSGVPVGGGFSRSS, via the exons ATGTTGGGCTCTGGCATGAATCTTATTACAACTATTATTGGGTTTGCTATGAGTGCAACCttcattgtttttgtttgCACTAGACTCATTTGTAGGAGGCTCCGCCTTATGGAAGCTCAGCAAATGCTAGAAATCGATTCGAGGATTGATCTTGAGCTG GCAGAAAACCATGCCAATGGTCTCGAACCAGTAGGCATTGCTGCAATTCCCACGATGAAGTTCGATATTGAAGCATTCAGTTCAACAGAAGATGCACA ATGTAGCATATGTTTGGCAGAGTACCAAGAGAAAGAAGTTTTGAGAATCATGCCAAACTGTGGCCATAGTTTCCATTTATCATGCATCGATACATGGCTCAGACGACGGTCTACTTGCCCAGTCTGCCGTCTTTCAGTACAAGACGCTGCTGAAGTGAAACATGTCCGAGCGGCTACTCTGATGGCAGCTCATTTATTTGATAGTTCTGAGACGAcgtttgagcattctcagcaGTGGCTGCTCCCAACTTCTGAACGAGCAGAGGGTAATGGAGCAGACCAAACTCATACAGATTCCATTTCCGTTGTGGTCGACTCCGGAGTTCCTGTAGGAGGAGGATTTAGTCGATCATCATAG